In Aciduliprofundum sp. MAR08-339, a single window of DNA contains:
- a CDS encoding M48 family metallopeptidase yields the protein MRIRIFWLYIGILIFISLLFFVILSAPWRYVTIFSLLLLIASTIWYELPGAEKLAAKIERLRMREIDELMKRMKVKNIEIYIMDLEVVNTFQVGAKGKYIFFTKRILSILDKNEILGVLAHELAHIKLRHVMKKIFLFDVTIGAGVNGVILLPLLHLSANTELNLKVIILWGTILFYLVLRRLMWQYFEYEADCLAIKFVRKEFLISALMKINSQYSSASKKMQSFIKKRIRKIEEC from the coding sequence ATGAGGATTAGGATTTTTTGGCTGTACATCGGCATACTCATTTTCATTTCTTTACTATTTTTCGTGATTTTATCTGCACCGTGGAGGTATGTGACAATATTCAGTCTTCTTTTGCTCATCGCTTCCACAATCTGGTATGAGCTTCCCGGAGCAGAAAAATTGGCCGCAAAGATCGAGAGACTCCGTATGAGGGAAATTGATGAACTTATGAAAAGAATGAAAGTGAAAAATATAGAAATATACATAATGGATCTTGAAGTAGTTAATACATTTCAGGTAGGTGCGAAAGGAAAGTACATATTTTTCACAAAAAGAATTCTTTCAATACTTGATAAGAATGAAATTCTGGGAGTATTAGCCCATGAACTGGCACATATCAAACTCAGGCATGTAATGAAGAAGATATTTTTATTCGATGTCACAATCGGTGCAGGAGTTAACGGAGTGATACTGCTTCCTCTTTTACATTTATCCGCCAATACGGAACTAAACTTGAAAGTGATAATTCTCTGGGGTACAATTCTATTTTATCTGGTATTACGCAGATTAATGTGGCAGTATTTTGAGTATGAGGCAGATTGCCTCGCCATCAAATTTGTAAGGAAAGAGTTTTTGATATCTGCGCTGATGAAAATAAATTCTCAATATTCTTCTGCATCGAAGAAAATGCAATCTTTTATAAAGAAAAGGATCAGAAAAATAGAGGAATGTTGA
- the serS gene encoding serine--tRNA ligase: MIDIKIIRTNPDAIREHLRKRFEDPGVVDEILKYDRMWRESLKEIEALRHERNEKSVEIGKMKKSGGDIGPLKERMKEINARIKELEEKVQQYKEKRDYLLMRLPNILMEDTPVCENEENSPVLRVWGRAKILDGTLENFRRWAPNMDFEIVENRPESHVDILDKYDLADIERAGKVAGARFYYLKNKLVLLELALIRFALDIMVEKGYTPVSPPLMIRREAMEGVTDFSAFEEMIYKIDGEDLYMIATAEHPLVAMHMKEILEEKDLPIKYVGISPCFRKEAGAHGKDTKGIFRVHNFYKVEQVIFSKPEESPSLMEELVGNAEEIIQKLELPYRVINICSGELGAVAAKKYDIEVWMPAQQKFREVVSCSNCLEYQSRRLKIRYRHKGEMKFVHTLNSTALATTRIMVAIIENFQEDKGIRIPKALVPYTGFEYIEF, translated from the coding sequence ATGATTGATATAAAAATCATTAGGACAAATCCGGATGCGATAAGAGAACACCTACGTAAGAGATTCGAAGATCCCGGCGTGGTGGATGAGATTCTGAAGTACGACAGGATGTGGAGAGAGTCGCTCAAGGAGATAGAGGCCCTGAGGCATGAGAGAAACGAAAAAAGCGTGGAGATAGGAAAGATGAAGAAAAGTGGCGGGGATATAGGACCTTTGAAGGAGAGAATGAAGGAGATCAATGCAAGGATAAAAGAACTTGAGGAGAAGGTGCAGCAGTACAAGGAGAAGAGGGATTATCTCCTCATGCGCCTTCCAAATATTCTTATGGAAGACACTCCAGTATGCGAGAACGAGGAAAATTCTCCCGTGCTGAGGGTTTGGGGAAGGGCGAAGATTTTAGATGGTACCTTGGAGAATTTCAGGCGATGGGCCCCAAACATGGATTTTGAAATTGTGGAAAATAGGCCTGAGAGTCATGTGGATATCCTGGACAAGTATGATCTTGCGGATATTGAACGGGCAGGCAAGGTGGCGGGAGCGAGATTCTACTACCTCAAAAATAAACTTGTTCTCCTTGAACTTGCCCTGATAAGATTTGCCCTTGACATTATGGTTGAAAAGGGCTACACGCCTGTATCTCCACCCCTGATGATTCGCCGTGAAGCCATGGAGGGCGTAACTGATTTCTCGGCATTTGAGGAGATGATATACAAGATCGATGGAGAGGATCTCTACATGATCGCAACGGCTGAGCATCCTCTGGTAGCCATGCATATGAAGGAGATTTTGGAGGAAAAAGATCTTCCAATAAAATATGTTGGCATATCTCCATGCTTCCGAAAGGAGGCGGGCGCACATGGAAAGGATACAAAGGGCATATTCCGCGTTCACAACTTCTACAAGGTTGAACAGGTAATATTTTCAAAACCGGAAGAATCGCCCTCTCTCATGGAGGAACTCGTTGGAAATGCGGAGGAGATAATTCAGAAACTTGAACTGCCCTACAGGGTCATAAACATATGCTCTGGAGAACTGGGCGCTGTGGCGGCAAAGAAATATGACATAGAGGTGTGGATGCCCGCCCAACAGAAGTTCCGCGAAGTTGTATCGTGCTCAAATTGCCTTGAATACCAATCCAGAAGGTTGAAGATAAGGTACCGCCATAAGGGAGAGATGAAATTTGTGCATACCCTGAACAGCACGGCACTGGCAACAACGAGAATAATGGTGGCCATAATTGAGAATTTTCAGGAGGATAAGGGAATAAGAATCCCCAAGGCTCTCGTGCCATACACGGGGTTTGAGTACATAGAATTCTGA
- a CDS encoding NifB/NifX family molybdenum-iron cluster-binding protein, whose translation MKIAVPSTDPDGLESEISMHFGRAPYYTFVKIENGEIKNVETIAVPFAEHGPGDLPNFVREHGGEVVIAYGMGHRAVEFFQNMEIAVITGAYGKVGDVVRAFIEQNLETDSRWKERIEEDKH comes from the coding sequence ATGAAAATCGCAGTACCCAGCACAGATCCAGATGGCCTGGAAAGCGAGATCAGTATGCACTTCGGCCGCGCGCCTTACTACACCTTCGTGAAGATTGAAAACGGAGAGATAAAGAATGTGGAAACCATTGCGGTTCCATTTGCGGAGCATGGTCCTGGAGACCTTCCAAATTTTGTAAGGGAGCATGGTGGTGAGGTGGTGATTGCCTACGGCATGGGGCATCGTGCAGTGGAATTCTTCCAGAATATGGAAATAGCGGTGATAACAGGTGCCTATGGAAAGGTGGGTGATGTGGTCCGTGCGTTCATAGAGCAAAATCTTGAGACGGATTCCAGATGGAAGGAGAGAATTGAGGAGGATAAGCACTGA
- a CDS encoding HD domain-containing protein yields MVCKRMNSPTIPGDGSFEHWLHGGHWLMAKSGIMLPSTYRTYPGLGDKNDRRTVLIDPCFQEEDLRIWLESRGYLNDRVERAIELAKKAHWEQRRDDGSPYLEQHIYPVAAMVLRTRALKGKLLDEYRSTFSEKPAPNFSPHNLKDMVIVALLHDSLEDSYIDENILKEEFGEKVYRMVKILTKKRPWEKSYKMDDYTANIRNGPQEVRIVKLADRLNNIFCLQHTSEEKMRWYLDDTLRWYYPLAAETLAYFHLWYYRTLKSLGVI; encoded by the coding sequence ATGGTGTGTAAAAGGATGAACTCTCCCACGATTCCCGGTGATGGCTCTTTTGAGCACTGGCTCCACGGTGGGCACTGGCTGATGGCAAAATCTGGAATAATGCTACCCAGCACATACCGCACTTATCCCGGGCTTGGGGACAAGAATGACAGAAGAACGGTGCTCATTGATCCCTGTTTTCAGGAAGAGGACCTGAGAATATGGCTTGAGTCTCGTGGATATCTGAATGATAGGGTGGAGAGGGCAATAGAACTTGCCAAGAAAGCACACTGGGAGCAGAGAAGAGACGATGGCTCCCCTTATCTGGAACAGCACATATATCCTGTGGCTGCAATGGTACTGAGGACTCGCGCTCTCAAGGGGAAACTCCTGGATGAATACAGGAGTACATTTTCCGAGAAACCCGCTCCGAATTTCTCGCCCCATAATTTGAAGGATATGGTAATCGTTGCCCTGCTGCATGATTCACTTGAAGATAGCTATATTGATGAGAATATCCTGAAGGAGGAATTTGGAGAGAAGGTTTACAGAATGGTGAAGATTCTAACCAAGAAAAGACCATGGGAGAAATCATACAAAATGGATGATTATACGGCAAATATAAGAAATGGTCCCCAAGAGGTCAGAATAGTGAAACTTGCTGATCGCCTCAACAACATTTTTTGTCTCCAGCACACATCTGAGGAGAAGATGAGATGGTACCTTGATGACACGCTCAGATGGTACTATCCCCTTGCTGCCGAGACGTTGGCTTATTTTCATCTCTGGTACTACAGGACGCTCAAATCCCTTGGTGTTATTTAG
- a CDS encoding cytidine/deoxycytidylate deaminase family protein: MRPSWDEYFMRMAYLAATRSTCTRRKVGAVIVKDKRILATGYNGPPKGLAHCDVTGCIREELGVPSGERHELCRGLHAEQNAIIQAAVHGVSIKGAKIYVTNHPCVVCAKMLINAEIEEIIYAEGYPDDLAALMLLESDVKVRKFTLPDEEVKKILGEEDD; this comes from the coding sequence ATGCGTCCTTCCTGGGATGAGTACTTTATGCGAATGGCATATCTTGCAGCAACACGCTCCACATGCACAAGGAGAAAGGTTGGGGCGGTCATAGTGAAGGATAAGAGAATCCTCGCCACGGGGTACAATGGGCCCCCAAAGGGACTGGCACATTGCGATGTTACGGGATGCATTCGTGAAGAATTGGGGGTGCCTAGCGGAGAAAGGCATGAGTTATGCCGCGGACTTCATGCGGAGCAGAACGCCATAATCCAGGCGGCGGTGCATGGCGTATCCATAAAGGGAGCAAAGATTTACGTTACAAATCACCCATGCGTTGTGTGCGCAAAGATGCTGATAAACGCAGAGATTGAAGAAATAATATATGCGGAGGGTTATCCCGATGATCTTGCAGCATTGATGCTTCTTGAGAGTGATGTGAAGGTGAGAAAATTCACACTTCCAGATGAGGAAGTAAAGAAAATTCTGGGTGAGGAAGATGATTGA
- a CDS encoding MFS transporter: MIIYYTIAEPGVIGYVIFNAYLFKLGYSVIYVGGIISASSFLSAALLPLLGYLSDKRINAKYYLMVLETLVGISFLIYAVAYNGAWIFMGRILFSTAMLFSFSYSVYEREVYTEEIMEEIYVWHWILPSLGGMVSYLAGFIYFSIFPNVQAMRLYYLLFGTMFPFFVVYIYFYLPNLPIYRKREKLIIPRRFLKILITFILFNLTSYFLFGIALDNLIINYFGAGVAIIVFLSLGDSVLSFLSSILKAHISQEIWPRLPYLSIGGMGIIAILLFLLDYFKLATILLFILFYLLIAFLYPLWHMGFKPLLQSSIPREYRGTIFSSLSSLTRIINIPLAFITALIISIWSAFSPLLLAGILAFLTLVALHITVGK; encoded by the coding sequence TTGATAATTTACTATACCATAGCTGAGCCAGGAGTAATTGGATATGTGATATTCAACGCATATCTGTTCAAACTTGGTTATTCCGTGATTTATGTGGGTGGTATTATTTCTGCATCATCATTTCTCTCCGCAGCGTTACTTCCTCTGCTTGGGTACCTCTCCGATAAGAGAATAAACGCAAAATATTACCTTATGGTTCTGGAAACCCTTGTTGGTATTAGTTTTTTGATTTACGCAGTGGCTTATAATGGTGCGTGGATATTCATGGGGCGTATTCTTTTCTCCACTGCCATGCTATTCTCATTCTCTTACAGCGTCTATGAAAGGGAGGTTTATACAGAGGAAATTATGGAAGAGATATATGTGTGGCACTGGATTCTTCCATCTCTTGGAGGAATGGTATCTTATCTTGCAGGTTTCATATATTTCTCAATTTTTCCTAATGTTCAAGCCATGCGTTTATATTATCTCCTATTTGGCACGATGTTTCCTTTTTTCGTGGTTTACATATATTTTTATCTGCCGAATCTTCCAATTTATCGGAAGAGAGAAAAATTGATCATACCAAGAAGATTTTTGAAGATACTGATAACTTTCATTCTGTTCAATCTCACCTCTTATTTTCTCTTTGGCATAGCCCTGGATAATTTGATCATCAATTATTTTGGAGCAGGTGTTGCGATAATAGTGTTTTTGTCACTTGGGGATAGCGTTCTATCCTTTTTATCCAGTATTTTAAAGGCACATATTTCGCAAGAGATCTGGCCCAGATTGCCCTACCTCTCAATAGGAGGAATGGGAATAATTGCGATTTTGCTATTCCTTCTTGACTATTTTAAATTGGCCACGATACTTCTATTTATACTCTTCTATCTTCTTATAGCTTTCCTCTACCCTCTCTGGCATATGGGCTTCAAACCCCTCCTGCAGAGTTCCATACCCAGAGAGTATAGGGGCACAATATTTTCCAGTCTCTCATCCTTAACTAGGATCATAAACATACCACTGGCCTTTATAACAGCGTTAATAATATCCATCTGGAGTGCCTTCTCACCCCTTCTCCTGGCAGGCATATTGGCCTTTTTAACACTAGTCGCATTGCATATTACAGTGGGGAAGTAA
- a CDS encoding alcohol dehydrogenase catalytic domain-containing protein: MKAWLVEEQKPIEEGPLQMREVPIPEPRGKEIRVKVTHCGICRTDLHIAEGDIPLSKRPIIPGHEIVGIVDSLGDEARRFKKGDRVGISWLNSTCGKCKYCMRGDENYCPNIKRTGYDVDGGFAEYVLVHEDYAFDLRNISLPPEDLAPIMCPGITGHYAFRISEIREGERLGMLGFGPTAYYILRVAKSMGIEVYISTRSEEHKRIALDYGADWVGNLARENFPNKVDAFIFFPTAGNLVERALENSVPAATLVLGAVTMSPITIQNYTANLWGRKIKTIYQVRRDYGREFIEIANRLGLTIEKEMVKFEEVPEAMIRLKKGEINGMVQVIRFSP, translated from the coding sequence ATGAAAGCCTGGCTAGTTGAGGAGCAAAAACCAATAGAAGAGGGCCCTCTGCAAATGCGTGAGGTGCCGATTCCCGAGCCGCGCGGCAAGGAAATCCGCGTTAAGGTCACGCACTGCGGTATCTGCCGCACTGATCTGCACATTGCGGAGGGAGATATTCCTTTGAGCAAGAGACCAATAATTCCGGGGCACGAGATTGTGGGCATCGTGGATTCGCTGGGAGATGAGGCGAGGAGATTCAAAAAAGGGGATCGTGTGGGTATCTCCTGGCTCAACTCCACCTGCGGCAAATGCAAATATTGTATGCGAGGCGATGAAAACTACTGCCCTAACATAAAGAGAACGGGCTACGATGTGGATGGCGGCTTCGCTGAGTATGTGCTTGTTCACGAAGATTACGCCTTTGATCTCCGTAATATTTCCCTCCCCCCTGAAGACCTCGCACCCATAATGTGTCCTGGGATAACTGGTCATTACGCATTCCGAATTTCAGAGATAAGGGAGGGCGAGCGCCTGGGTATGCTGGGATTCGGGCCCACCGCATATTACATTCTCCGCGTGGCAAAGAGCATGGGCATTGAGGTGTACATCAGCACCCGGAGCGAAGAGCATAAAAGAATTGCACTTGATTATGGAGCTGATTGGGTCGGAAATCTCGCAAGGGAGAATTTTCCAAATAAGGTGGACGCTTTCATATTCTTTCCCACCGCCGGGAATCTTGTGGAGAGAGCATTAGAGAATTCCGTTCCTGCGGCAACGCTTGTGCTTGGAGCGGTAACGATGAGTCCAATAACCATCCAGAACTACACCGCGAACCTCTGGGGCAGGAAGATAAAGACCATATACCAGGTTCGGAGGGATTACGGCAGGGAGTTCATAGAGATTGCAAACAGACTTGGTCTAACGATAGAGAAGGAAATGGTGAAATTTGAAGAGGTACCCGAGGCGATGATACGCCTGAAAAAAGGAGAAATTAATGGTATGGTGCAGGTGATTAGATTTTCACCCTGA
- a CDS encoding DUF4129 domain-containing protein, with protein MNISLKIPAALLLIWLTVSLGAILPTTTIKFSTPVSTRPQQVVVSPPTQESSGPSYFMYFLQAILWGIVAIAVVGAFVYRQRFLKEALMGVVGMFLALLLFGAIYFLADKITFILYSKSGAIPAHQGSTPSYAGNMLILIVLSVVMGLIFGLFVVMVYRRREVKVEKKRITTREAVEKAIYEVKIGKDVRGAILSAYKEMELLMRTHGVEDKSYYTPREFREFALSTLKISPKPVDVLTTLFEIARYSGHHMSEEHRKLALNALEEIKNETGGK; from the coding sequence ATGAACATAAGCCTGAAGATTCCTGCAGCATTACTTCTAATATGGCTTACCGTTTCTCTAGGTGCAATTTTGCCCACCACAACCATAAAGTTCAGCACCCCAGTATCCACGAGACCACAGCAGGTCGTGGTTTCTCCACCAACTCAGGAATCCTCAGGCCCCTCTTACTTTATGTATTTCCTGCAGGCAATTCTCTGGGGTATAGTGGCCATAGCCGTCGTGGGTGCATTTGTATACCGTCAGAGATTTCTTAAAGAGGCCCTTATGGGCGTAGTTGGTATGTTTTTAGCGCTTTTGCTGTTCGGTGCAATATATTTTCTTGCAGATAAGATCACCTTCATTCTTTACTCAAAAAGTGGTGCGATTCCCGCCCATCAGGGAAGTACGCCCTCCTACGCGGGGAATATGCTCATTCTCATTGTGCTTTCTGTTGTAATGGGTCTTATTTTTGGGTTGTTTGTGGTTATGGTTTACCGTCGCAGGGAGGTTAAGGTTGAAAAGAAGAGGATAACCACAAGGGAAGCGGTTGAAAAGGCGATTTATGAGGTTAAGATTGGCAAGGATGTCCGTGGAGCAATACTTTCTGCCTATAAGGAGATGGAGCTTCTAATGCGCACTCATGGTGTTGAGGATAAGAGCTACTACACGCCCCGTGAGTTCAGAGAATTTGCGCTCAGCACGCTCAAAATATCTCCCAAGCCTGTGGATGTGCTCACGACCCTTTTTGAAATTGCCCGGTACAGCGGTCACCATATGAGTGAGGAGCACAGAAAACTTGCCCTTAATGCCCTGGAGGAGATAAAAAATGAAACCGGAGGAAAGTAA
- a CDS encoding bifunctional ADP-dependent NAD(P)H-hydrate dehydratase/NAD(P)H-hydrate epimerase, producing MRISTVEQMHNLDKRAIEKYGIEDKLLMENAAHSLYFVILRHFGELKGKKFVAFAGPGNNGGDAITLSRKLFSNGADVKIYLMSDPSKYKGAARMNYEIAERIGIPMERFEGRNAMIEYEVERADAIIDGILGTGISRNVEGKYAEAIDLINSLAKLVFSVDIPSGINGNTGEVMGVAVRADYTVTFGLPKIGNVLYPGFEYCGKLYVSHISFPPENYEDEEINILTNDPMPLPPRKRDGHKGTFGDVLFVAGARKYYGAPYFSALSFLKAGGGYSRLATAESVVPFIGTQGREIVFHPMPETDEGSISYIAKEEILKIARSEDFVVIGPGTSLNERTQKLMVDLIKEINKPILVDGDGLTALSKYLEVLEGKENIVLTPHPGEMARLTGISVKDILKNRIEVAREFSMEHGAILVLKGAHTLIAMPDGRVYINMTGNSGMATAGSGDVLTGTIAAMFGLGLKFEDAVRMGVFVHGLAGDIAAERIGEDGMTARDIMNALPEAVRRIREDFDRVRRKYEIEVV from the coding sequence ATGAGAATAAGCACCGTGGAGCAGATGCATAATTTGGATAAAAGGGCCATTGAGAAGTATGGAATTGAGGATAAGTTGCTTATGGAAAATGCGGCGCATTCGCTGTACTTCGTGATCCTGAGGCATTTTGGAGAGTTGAAGGGGAAAAAATTCGTGGCCTTCGCAGGGCCGGGGAACAATGGGGGAGATGCAATCACCTTATCCAGAAAATTATTTTCCAACGGCGCTGATGTGAAAATTTATCTTATGAGCGATCCCTCAAAATATAAGGGAGCGGCGAGGATGAACTACGAGATTGCGGAGAGAATAGGCATACCTATGGAGAGATTTGAGGGCAGAAATGCGATGATTGAGTACGAGGTGGAGCGAGCGGATGCCATTATTGACGGAATACTGGGCACGGGAATATCGCGCAATGTTGAGGGAAAGTACGCAGAGGCGATTGATCTAATAAATAGCCTTGCAAAGCTCGTGTTTTCGGTGGACATACCCTCGGGGATAAACGGTAACACCGGCGAGGTTATGGGCGTTGCAGTGCGAGCGGATTACACAGTCACCTTTGGATTGCCAAAGATAGGAAATGTCCTTTATCCAGGGTTTGAGTACTGCGGAAAATTGTATGTCTCGCACATATCTTTTCCACCGGAGAATTATGAGGATGAAGAGATAAATATTCTCACAAACGATCCCATGCCCTTACCTCCCAGAAAAAGGGATGGGCACAAGGGCACATTCGGAGATGTGCTTTTTGTGGCAGGTGCAAGGAAATACTACGGTGCACCATACTTCTCGGCATTATCTTTCCTCAAAGCCGGAGGGGGGTATTCTCGTCTTGCCACCGCAGAATCTGTGGTGCCATTTATCGGCACCCAGGGAAGGGAGATCGTTTTTCACCCCATGCCGGAGACGGATGAGGGAAGTATAAGCTACATTGCCAAGGAAGAAATACTGAAGATTGCAAGAAGCGAGGATTTTGTTGTCATAGGTCCGGGAACATCATTAAATGAGAGAACACAAAAGCTCATGGTGGATTTGATAAAAGAAATAAATAAACCCATCCTGGTTGACGGTGATGGATTGACGGCGTTGAGTAAATATCTTGAAGTACTGGAGGGTAAAGAGAACATCGTTTTGACTCCTCATCCAGGAGAGATGGCCCGCCTAACTGGAATATCGGTTAAGGATATTCTGAAAAATAGAATTGAAGTTGCGAGGGAGTTCAGCATGGAACATGGAGCAATTCTTGTGCTCAAAGGCGCGCACACCCTAATCGCCATGCCTGATGGAAGAGTTTACATCAATATGACAGGTAATTCCGGAATGGCCACAGCAGGCAGCGGCGATGTTCTCACAGGCACCATAGCAGCGATGTTCGGCCTGGGATTGAAATTTGAGGATGCTGTGCGCATGGGCGTGTTTGTGCATGGCCTCGCTGGGGATATTGCGGCAGAGAGAATCGGTGAGGATGGGATGACTGCAAGGGACATTATGAACGCTCTGCCTGAGGCAGTACGGCGCATTCGTGAGGATTTTGACAGGGTGCGGAGGAAGTATGAGATTGAGGTGGTTTGA
- a CDS encoding MoxR family ATPase, whose amino-acid sequence MKEKMEKIIDEVKKVIVGKDEVLREVLYTILAGGHILFEDYPGLAKTLIVKSFAQVLGCDFKRVQFTPDLMPSDITGAYIFDRKTSEFKFMKGPVFTNILLADEINRSPPKTQAALLEAMQERQVTIEGETYKLEEPFIVIATQNPIEYEGTYPLPEAQLDRFLVKLSIGYPSKKDEIEILKRRIAWRRDEIPLNKVVTRDELLEMKKMVEDIFIQDDILDYIVRIVRSTRSHVQVEVGASPRGSLAIMRLSRARALVYGRDYVVPDDVKAVTRIALVHRIILKPEPWIRGVRPRDVVEDVLKKVPVPKV is encoded by the coding sequence ATGAAGGAAAAGATGGAAAAAATTATTGATGAAGTGAAGAAGGTAATAGTTGGAAAGGATGAGGTACTGCGCGAGGTCCTCTACACCATTCTGGCCGGAGGGCACATACTCTTCGAGGACTATCCTGGTCTGGCAAAGACGCTCATAGTGAAATCCTTTGCACAGGTTCTCGGCTGTGATTTCAAGCGTGTGCAGTTCACACCCGATCTTATGCCCAGTGATATCACGGGTGCCTACATATTTGACAGAAAAACCTCCGAGTTCAAGTTTATGAAAGGACCGGTGTTTACGAATATTCTTCTTGCCGATGAAATAAACCGCTCTCCCCCCAAGACTCAGGCAGCACTTCTTGAGGCCATGCAGGAGAGGCAGGTTACAATTGAGGGAGAGACCTACAAACTTGAAGAACCATTCATAGTCATCGCAACCCAAAACCCGATAGAGTATGAGGGCACATACCCACTTCCGGAGGCACAGCTTGACAGGTTTTTGGTTAAGTTGAGCATAGGGTATCCGAGCAAGAAGGACGAGATTGAAATTCTGAAGAGGAGAATAGCATGGAGGAGAGATGAGATTCCTTTGAACAAGGTGGTTACAAGGGATGAATTGCTTGAAATGAAAAAAATGGTGGAGGATATATTCATTCAGGACGATATTCTTGATTACATAGTGCGCATAGTCCGTTCCACACGCAGCCATGTGCAGGTTGAAGTCGGGGCAAGTCCCAGAGGAAGCCTCGCCATAATGAGGCTATCCCGTGCCAGGGCGCTTGTATACGGTAGGGATTATGTGGTTCCTGATGATGTTAAGGCCGTTACACGGATCGCACTGGTGCATAGAATAATTCTCAAGCCTGAACCTTGGATCCGTGGTGTTAGACCAAGGGATGTTGTGGAGGATGTGTTAAAGAAGGTGCCTGTGCCCAAGGTGTAA